Genomic DNA from Oncorhynchus nerka isolate Pitt River linkage group LG17, Oner_Uvic_2.0, whole genome shotgun sequence:
ATAATAGAAAAGACGGCAGAAATAAAAAGTTGTGTAGTTCTGACTGGGGTTcctgaaggaaccaatgggatcaGACAGTTGTATAGTCCTGACTGGGGATCCTGAAGGAACCAACGGGATCAGACAGTTGTATAGTCCTGACTGGGGATcctgaaggaaccaatgggatcagacagctgtatagtcctgactggggatcctgaaggaaccaatgggatcagacagctgtatagtcctgactggggatcctgaaggaaccaacgggatcagacagttgtatagtcctgactggggatcctgaaggaaccaatgggatcaGACAGTTGTATAGTCCTGACTGGGGATCCTGAAGGAACCAACGGGATCAGACAGTTGTATAGTCCTGACTGGGGATcctgaaggaaccaatgggatcaGACAGTTGTatagtcctgactggggttcCTGAAGGAACCAACGGGATCAGACAGCTGTATAGTCCTGACTGGGGATCCTGAAGGAACCAACGGGATCAGACAGCTGTATAGTCCTGACTGGGGATCCTTAAGGAACCAACGGGCTCAGACACAGCTGTATAGTCCTGACTGGGGGTCCTTAAGGAACCAACGGGATCAGACACAGCTGTATAGTCCTGACTGGGGATCCTTAAGGAACCAACGGGATCAGACAGCTGTatagtcctgactggggttcctgaaggaaccaacgggatcagacagctgtatagtcctgactggggttcCTGAAGGAACCAACGGGATCAGACAGCTGTATAGTCCTGACTGGGGATCCTTAAGGAACCAACGGGATCAGACAGTTGTATAGTCCTGACTGGGGATCCTGAAGGAACCAACGGGATCAGACACAGCTGTATAGTCCTGACTGGGGATCCTTAAGGAACCAACGGGCTCAGACAGCTGTATAGTCCTGACTGGGGATCCTTAAGGAACCAACGGGCTCAGACAGCTGTGTAGTCCTGACTGGGGTTCCTGAAGGAACCAACGGGATCAGACAGTTGTATAGTCCTGACTGGGGATcctgaaggaaccaatgggatcagacagctgtatagtcctgactggggttcCTGAAGGAACCAACGGGATCAGACAGTTGTATAGTCCTGACTGGGGATCCTGAAGGAACCAACGGGATCAGACACAGCTGTATAGTCCTGACTGGGGATCCTTAAGGAACCAACGGGCTCAGACAGCTGTATAGTCCTGACTGGGGATCCTTAAGGAACCAACGGGCTCAGACAGCTGTatagtcctgactggggttcctgaaggaaccaacgggatcagacagctgtatagtcctgactggggatcctgaaggaaccaatgggatcagacagctgtatagtcctgactggggatccttaaggaaccaacgggatcagacacagctgtatagtcctgactggggttcCTGAAGGAACCAACGGGATCAGACACAGCTGTATAGTCCTGACTGGGGATCCTTAAGGAACCAATGGGATCAGACAGCTGTATAGTCCTGACTGGGGATCCGTAAGGAACCAACGGGATCAGACACAGCTGTATAGTCCTGACTGGGGATCCGTAAGGAACCAACGGGATCAGACAGCTGTATAGTCCTGACTGGGGATCCTGAAGGAACCAACGGGATCAGACAGTTGTATAGTCCTGACTGGGGATCCTGAAGGAACCAACGGGATCAGACACAGCTGTATAGTCCTGACTGGGGATCCTTAAGGAACCAACGGGCTCAGACAGCTGTATAGTCCTGACTGGGGATCCTTAAGGAACCAACGGGCTCAGACAGCTGTGTAGTCCTGACTGGGGTTCCTGAAGGAACCAACGGGATCAGACAGTTGTATAGTCCTGACTGGGGATcctgaaggaaccaatgggatcaGACAGCTGTATAGTCCTGACTGGGGATCCTGAAGGAACCAACGGGATCAGACACAGCTGTATAGTCCTGACTGGGGATCCTTAAGGAACCAACGGGCTCAGACAGCTGTATAGTCCTGACTGGGGATCCTTAAGGAACCAACGGGCTCAGACAGCTGTGTAGTCCTGACTGGGGTTCCTGAAGGAACCAACGGGATCAGACAGTTGTATAGTCCTGACTGGGGATCCTGAAGGAACCAACGGGATCAGACACAGCTGTATAGTCCTGACTGGGGATCCTTAAGGAACCAACGGGCTCAGACAGCTGTATAGTCCTGACTGGGGATCCTTAAGGAACCAACGGGCTCAGACAGCTGTatagtcctgactggggttcctgaaggaaccaacgggatcagacagctgtatagtcctgactggggttcCTGAAGGAACCAACGGGATCAGACACAGCTGTATAGTCCTGACTGGGGATCCTTAAGGAACCAATGGGATCAGACAGTTGTATAGTCCTGACTGGGGATCCTTAAGGAACCAACGGGATCAGACACAGCTGTatagtcctgactggggttcctgaaggaaccaatgggatcagacagctgtatagtcctgactggggatccttaaggaaccaacgggatcagacacagctgtatagtcctgactggggatcctgaaggaaccaacgggatcagacacagctgtatagtcctgactggggatccttaaggaaccaatgggatcagacagctgtatagtcctgactggggatccgtaaggaaccaacgggatcagacacagctgtatagtcctgactggggatccttaaggaaccaacgggatcagacacagctgtatagtcctgactggggttcCTGAAGGAACCAACGGGCTCAGACACAGCTGTATAGTCCTGACTGGGGATCCTTAAGGAACCAACGGGCTCAGACAGCTGTATAGTCCTGACTGGGGATCCTTAAGGAACCAACGGGCTCAGACAGCTGTatagtcctgactggggttcCTGAAGGAACCAACGGGCTCAGACAGCTGTatagtcctgactggggttcCTGAAGGAACCAACGGGATCAGACAGTTGTATAGTCCTGACTGGGGATCCTTAAGGAACCAACGGGATCAGACAGCTGTATAGTCCTGACTGGGGATCCTTAAGGAACCAACGGGATCAGACAGCTGTATAGTCCTGACTGGGGATCCTTAAGGAACCAACGGGATCAGACAGCTGTATAGTCCTGACTGGGGATCCGTAAGGAACCAACGGGCTCAGACACAGCTGTATAGTCCTGACTGGGGGTCCTTAAGGAACCAACGGGATCAGACAGCTGTatagtcctgactggggttcCTGAAGGAACCAACGGGATCAGACAGCTGTATAATCCTGACTGGGGTTCCTGAAGGAACCAACGGGATCAGACAGTTGTATAGTCCTGACTGGGGATCCTTAAGGAACCAACGGGATCAGACAGCTGTATAGTCCTGACTGGGGATCCTTAAGGAACCAACGGGATCAGACAGCTGTATAGTCCTGACTGGGGATCCTTAAGGAACCAACGGGAACAGACAGCTGTATAGTCCTGACTGGGGATCCGTAAGGAACCAACGGGCTCAGACACAGCTGTATAGTCCTGACTGGGGGTCCTTAAGGAACCAACGGGATCAGACAGCTGTATAGTCCTGACTGGGGGTCCTTAAGGAACCAACGGGCTCAGACACAGCTGTATAGTCCTGACTGGGGATCCTTGAGGAACCAACGGGATCAGACAGCTGTatagtcctgactggggttcCTGAAGGAACCAACGGGATCAGACACAGCTGTATAGTCCTGACTGGGGATCCTTAAGGAACCAACGGGCTCAGACACAGCTGTATAGTCCTGACTGGGGATCCTTAAGGAACCAACGGGATCAGACAGCTGTATAGTCCTGACTGGGGATCCGTAAGGAACCAACGGGCTCAGACACAGCTGTATAGTCCTGACTGGGGATCCTTAAGGAACCAACGGGATCAGACAGCTGTATAGTCCTGACTGGGGATCCTGAAGGAACCAACGGGATCAGACAGCTGTATAGTCCTGACTGGGGGTCCTTAAGGAACCAACGGGATCAGACACAGCTGTATAGTCCTGACTGGGGATCCTGAAGGAACCAACGGGATCAGACAGCTGTATAGTCCTGACTGGGGGTCCTTAAGGAACCAACGGGATCAGACACAGCTGTATAGTCCTGACTGGGGATCCTTAAGGAACCAACGGGATCAGACAGCTGTATAGTCCTGACTGGGGATCCGTAAGGAACCAACGGGATCAGACAGCTGTATAGTCCTGACTGGGGATCCTTAAGGAACCAACGGGCTCAGACAGCTGTATAGTCCTGACTGGGGATCCTTAAGGAACCAACGGGCTCAGACAGCTGTATAGTCCTGACTGGGGATCCTTAAGGAACCAACGGGATCAGACAGCTGTATAGTCCTGACTGGGGATCCGTAAGGAACCAACGGGATCAGACAGCTGTATAGTCCTGACTGGGGATCCTTAAGGAACCAACGGGCTCAGACAGCTGTATAGTCCTGACTGGGGATCCTTAAGGAACCAACGGGCTCAGACAGCTGTatagtcctgactggggttcCTGAAGGAACCAACGGGATCAGACAGCTGTATAGTCCTGACTGGGGATCCTTAAGGAACCAACGGGCTCAGACACAGCTGTATAGAACCAACGGGATCAGACAGCTGTATAGAACCAACGGGATCAGACAGCTGTATAGAACCAACGGGCTCAGACAGCTGTATAGAACCAACGGGCTCAGACACAGCTGCACCCTAATTATACACCCTTTTCTCAAAGTGTTCACTTGCACACTTCCCATCATGGATTTAGTCTTAACAACGGTGGAAAGAAACTCACTTCAGCCAATAATTACAATCTAATGCTTTTAAATCCATGACAAGAAGTGTGCAAGACAAGTAAGTGCACACTTTGGAGGCAGCCTCTACTCTGTAGTATAGACCCTAGAGCCTGGCCACGCAGCTGTGTGCCAGTCTAGAGCCTGGCCAtgcagctgtgtgtcagtctagaGCCTGGCCAcgcagctgtgtgtcagtctagaGCCTGGCCACGCAGCTGTGTCTCGGTCTAGAGCCTGGCCAcgcagctgtgtgtcagtctagaGCCTGGCCACGCAGCTGTGTCTCGGTCTAGAGCCTGGCCACGCAGCTGTGTCTCGGTCTAGAGCCTGGCCACGCAGCTGTGTCTCGGTCTAGAGCCTGGCCACGCAGCTGTGTCTCGGTCTAGAGCCTGGCCACGCAGCTGTGTCTCGGTCTAGAGCCTGGCCACGCAGCTGTGTCTCAGACAGACAGGACCAAAGCAGTCTTTTTAGAAGGGGGTTTGGGGTCGGGGGTCAGGGGAAGCAGGTGCTACTGGTGATGCCGTTAAATGCTCTGACAACATTGCATCTTTGGTTTATTCTCCGTCGGCTGCACCTGGATGTTGACCACGTTGTTGCTAGGCGACATGTTGTTGTCTTGCCGGTCTGACATCTGTTTCTGAGACACAATGCGATAGATttctgcagggagggaggggggatgtggaagacaggagggagagcgaggaagagaagagacagagagaggggtgagagagggacaggagggtgagagagggacaggagggagagagacagacgggggtgagagagggacaagagggagagagagagggacaggagggagagagagagggacaggagggagagagagggacaggagggagagagagggacaggagggagagagagggacaggagggagagagagagggacaagagggagagagagagacagggagagggggacagagagagggacaggagggagagagagggacaggagggagagagagggacaggagggggtgagagagggacaggagggagagagagagacagacgggggtgagagagggacaggagggagagagagggacaggagggagagagagggacaggagggagagagagggacaagagggagagagagagacaagagggagagagagagggacaggagggagagagagagacaagagggagagagagagagggacaggagggagagagagggacaagagggagagagagagagggacaggagggagagagagagacaagagggagagagagagagggacaggagggagagagagggacaggagggagattACCATGTTATGCTGCAGTACTTTACTCCCAGCTTAAACAGGAAATGATCTAGTACAATCACCAGATCGGATCGCGTTCCCTATGAAACATTGGTTTGACTACACTCTGTGTGTTAGTACAGGCATGGCAAGAGCCACAGGAAGGGAGTTGATCCACAGCAGAGCAGTGGACCTCATCTGGACCCCGGAACTGTGATTAGGTATTCAGGAAGCTCATCTGGACCCCGGAACTGTGATTAGGTATTCAGGAAGCTCATCTGGCCCCCGGCTGTGATTAGGTATTCAGGAAGCTCATCTGGCCCCCGGCCCTCAGATGTGATTAGGTATTCAGGAAGCTCACCTGGCCCCCGGCTGTGATTAGGTATTCAGGAAGCTCATCTGGCCCCTGGAACTCAGCTGTGATTAGGTATTCAGGAAGCTCATCTGGCCCCCGGAACTCAGCTGTGATTAGGTATTCAGGAAGCTCACCTGGCCCCCGGCTGTGATTAGGTATTCAGGAAGCTCACCTGGCCCCCGGCTGTGATTAGGTATTCAGGAAGCTCACCTGGCCCCCGGCTGTGATTAGGTATTCAGGAAGCTCACCTGGCCCCCGGCTGTGATTAGGTATTCAGGAAGCTCATCTGGACCCCGGCCCTCAGCTGTGATTAGGTATTCAGGAAGCTCATCTGTCCCCCGGCTGTGATTAGGTATTCAGGAAGCTCATCTGGCCCCCGGAACTCAGCTATGATTAGGTATTCAGGAAGCTCATCTGGCCCTCAGCTGTGATTAGGTATTCAGGAAGCTCATCTGGCCCCCGGCCCTCAGATGTGATTAGGTATTCAGGAAGCTCATGTGGCCCCCGGAACTCAGCTGTGATTAGGTATTCAGGAAGCTCATGTGGCCCCCGGAACTCAGCTGTGATTAGGTATTCAGGAAGCTCATCTGGCCCCCAGAACTCAGCTGTGATTAGGTATTCAGGAAGCTCATCTGGCCCCCGGAACTCAGCTGTGATTAGGTATTCAGGAAGCTCATCTGGCCCCCGGAACTCAGCTGTGATTAGGTATTCAGGAAGCTCATCTGGCCCCCGGAACTCAGCTGTGATTAGGTATTCAGGAAGCTCATCTGGCCCCCGGAACTCAGCTGTGATTAGGTATTCAGGAAGCTCATCTGGCCCCCGGAACTCAGCTGTGATTAGGTATTCAGGAAGCTCATCTGGCCCCCGGAACTCAGCTGTGATTAGCTATTCAGGAAGCTCATCTGGCCCCCGGAACTCAGCTGTGATTAGCTATTCAGGAAGCTCATCTGGCCCCCGGAACTCAGCTGTGATTAGGTATTCAGGAAGCTCATCTGGCCCCCGGAACTCAGCTGTGATTAGGTATTCAGGAAGCTCATCTGGCCCCCGGAACTCAGCTGTGATTAGGTATTCAGGAAGCTCATGTGGCCCCCGGAACTCAGCTGTGATTAGGTATTCAGGAAGCTCATCTGGCCCCCGGAACTCAGCTATGATTAGGTATTCAGGAAGCTCATCTGGCCCCCGGAACTCAGCTGTGATTAGGTATTCAGGAAGCTCATGTGGCCCCCGGAACTCAGCTGTGATTAGGTATTCAGGAAGCTCATCTGGCCCCCGGAACTCAGCTGTGATTAGGTATTCAGGAAGCTCATGTGGCCCCCGGAACTCAGCTGTGATTAGGTATTCAGGAAGCTCATCTGGCCCCTGGCGCAGCAGAGATGATCACCCTAACACACAACCACTGgtctcttctctcattctctgGCCTGTGCTAAACCCCTAATACAATATAGCCCATTTAAAATATAATGACTTTATTAAACCTTATAGAAAATAGTcaatgcacagacagacagaggactactCACCAGTCAGAATGGTCTGGAAGGATGTCTCCACATTAGTAGAGTCCAGGGCTGAGGTCTCCAGGAAAGACAAACCGTTCTTCTCTGAGGGACAGAGGGAAACGGTAAACTGTGTCAATCACTACTGTGTTAATGTCTCCCCGCGACATCGCAGAGACGTCTCCCCTGCGACATCGCAGAGACGTCTCCCCGCGACATCGCAGAGACGTCTCCCCGCGACATCGCAGATACGTCTCCCCGCGACATCGCAGATACGTCTCCCCGCGACATCGCAGAGACGTCTCCCCGCGACATCGCAGAGACGTCTCCCCGCGACATCGCAGAGACGTCTCCCCGCGACATCGCAGAGACGTCTCCCCGCGACATCACAGAGACATCTCCCCGCGACATCACAGAGACGTCTCCCAACGACATCACAGAGACGTCTCCCCGCGACATCGCAGAGACGTGAATAAGCAAACCCTGATCACCGACAGCCACTCATGAGTAAGGAAAAGATGAACACCACTACTCTTAGACCTCCTTATGTGGGAGTAGGGAGGCATGGTTGGTACTAGCCTGATACCAGACCTGCACAAATACATCTGAAACCAGACCAGGTTGGTTCTGAAACCAGACCAGGTTGGATCTGAAACCAGACCAGGTTGGATCTGAAACCAGACCAGGTTGGATCTGAACTGAACAAATACATCTGAAACCAGACCAGGTTGGATCTGTCCTGACCTGAACAAATAAATCTGAAACCAGACCAGGTTGGATCTGTCCTGACCTGAACAAATACATCTGAAACCAGACCAGGTTGGTTCTGAAACCAGACCAGGTTGGATCTGAAACCAGACCAGGTTGGTTCTGAACTGAACAAATACATCTGAAACCAGACCAGGTTGGATCTGAAACCAGACCAGGTTGGTTCTGTACTGACCTGCAAACGCCCGTGCCCCATCGGTGGGCACAGCCCTGAGGTGGCGCAGGTCGCTCTTGTTGCCAACCAACATAATGACGATGTTGCTGTCAGCATGGTCTCTCAGCTCCTTCAGCCAACGTTCCACGCTTTCGTAGGTCAGGTGCTTGGCGATGTCATAGACCAGAAGAGCACCCACGGCACCACGGTAATACCTGTGGACCAGAGAAgacagttcaaatcaaatttgattggttaCATAAATATATCTAACAGATAGGAGCAAACAAACGTgacaaccaccaccactatcagaaTAGAGCCATAAGGAAGtcaagacatctaccaccccactaacaCTATCAGaatagagccataagggagaataAACATCTAATACTATCAGATTACAGCCACAAgggagaatagacatctaccaccccactacccctatcagattagagccattagggagactaggcatctaccactatcagattagagccataagggaactaggcatctaccaacctactaccactatcagattacagccacaagggagaatagacatctaccaccccactacccctatcagattagagccattagggagactaggcatctaccactaccagattagaggaataagggagcctagacatctaccactaccagattagagagataaagggagactagacatctaccaccccacaaccactatcTGATTAGAGCCGGAAGctagactagacatctaccactataaAATTAGAGCAATAAGGGAGCCTaggcatctaccactatcagattagagccatgaaggagactagacatctccCACCCCACTACcaatgtctagtctcccttatggctctgatctgacatctaccaccccactaccactatcagattagagccataagggagactagacatctaccaaccCACCACCAGATTAGAGCAAtaagggagactaggcatctatcaccccactaccactatcagattagagccataaagatctataagggagactagacattaCGACCCCACTatcactaccagattagagccataaaggagactatgcatctaccactatcagattagagccataagggagactaggcatctaccaacctactaccactatcagattagagccataaaggagagtaggcatctaccaccccacggacactatcagattagagccataaggaagactagacatctaccacaccactaccactatcagattagagccataagggagcctaggcatctaccaccccaataccactatcacattagagccataagggagtctaggcatctaccactatcagattagagccataagggaggcTAGGCATCTACCAACCCACCACCAGATTAGAGCAAtaagggagactaggcatctaccaccccacggacactatcagattagagccataaggaagactagacatctaccacaccactaccactatcagattagagccataaagatctataagggagactagacattaCGACCCTActtccactatcagattagatccataaaggagactaggcatctaccaatatcagattagagccataagggagaccaGACATTTACCACCCCACGAACACTATCAGATTAGATCTGTAAGGAAGACTAGAcattaccaccccactaccactatcacattGGAGCCAAAGGGGAGTCTAGGCATCTAccaacccactaccactatcagattagagccataagggagcctaggcatctaccaccccaataccactatcacattagagccataagggagcctaggcatctaccactatcagatagagccataagggagcctaggcatctaccacccaactaccactattagattagagccataagggaacCTAGGCTTctaccacaatcagattagagccgtaagggagccTAGGCATCTACCAACCCACTATCACTATCAGATTAGATCTACAAGGGAGGCTAGAcattaccaccacactaccactatcagattagagccataagggaggcTAGGCATCTACCAACCCaccaccagattagagccataagggagcctaggcatctaccacccaactaccactattagattagagccataagggaacCTAGGCTTctaccacaatcagattagagccgtaaggagcCTAGGCATCTACCAACCCACTATCACTATCAGATTAGATCTACAAGGGAGGCTAGAcattaccaccacactaccactatcagattagagccataagggaggcTAGGCATCTACCAACCCaccaccagattagagccataagggagcctaggcatctaccacccaactaccactattagattagagccataagggaacCTAGGCTTctaccacaatcagattagagccgtaagggagccTAGGCATCTACCAACCCACTATCACTATCAGATTAGATCTACAAGGGAGGCTAGAcattaccaccacactaccactatcagattagagccataagggaggcTAGGCATCTACCaacccactaccagattagagccataaagatctataagggagactagacattacgatcccactaccactatcagattagagccacaagggagactagacatctaccaccccacaaccactatcagatcagagccataagagagactaggcatctaccaacccacttccactatcagattagagccataaaggagactaggcatctaccaccccactaacaCTATAAAATTAGATCTACAAGGGAGACTAGAcattaccaccacactaccactatcagattagagccataaggcagactaggcatctaccaacctactaccactatcagattagagccataaaggagagtaggcatctaccacctcacggacactatcagattagagccataaggaagactagacatctaccacaccactaccactatcagattagagccataaagatctataagggagactagacattaCGACCCCACTatcactaccagattagagccacaaGGGA
This window encodes:
- the LOC135561363 gene encoding ras-related protein Rab-11A-like, with product MGNRDDEYDYLFKVVLIGDSGVGKSNLLSRFTRNEFNLESKSTIGVEFATRSIQVDGKTVKAQIWDTAGQERYRAITSAYYRGAVGALLVYDIAKHLTYESVERWLKELRDHADSNIVIMLVGNKSDLRHLRAVPTDGARAFAEKNGLSFLETSALDSTNVETSFQTILTEIYRIVSQKQMSDRQDNNMSPSNNVVNIQVQPTENKPKMQCCQSI